From one Geoalkalibacter halelectricus genomic stretch:
- a CDS encoding DUF3466 family protein, with protein MKRIFFLAAVLCLALTITACGGGSGDGDGGSIGSAIENDPRNQTPAIPNPTDPGAQPGPEAPAVGVLGELIDLKDLLQSREILNPPRGEQWYYSRAKAINDNGVIVGQSNFGTIPRAAAMWEKETGAEGLETFPSQFLFIHGGGIQCEQDSFPRVIRYSEAISVNNQNEIIGNSTTGDGWPQEEPREKKAFYYFDGQTVDLHQVVSAYFSQFSDLVVCATEAVDINGQGEILFTVVADRYEGEEWREEVQFGLVLSGSLEAPEFLFPSQVFGAKAKAVALNETGHVFVNSGDTVVFTDLNWGVGEVLNHLPGARQTFGVAINDSRFLNHDSFADPHIIGNSGNGLNPNDINVAEDDVQGFFWDGGAMYPVGHLGGGSSVVADLNNNDQVVGSATLEDGSVHAFLWTLVDKKGVIADLGTLGGRNSHALAINEAGEVVGYSQTGEFYEEQGVRLPIWRAFVWKDGVMYDLGSHDDFYDHAFMPPFPFSEAVAINEHGEIAGNSLTINVHSRGFFLAPEYPAVEESAAP; from the coding sequence ATGAAGCGCATTTTTTTCCTGGCGGCGGTGTTGTGTCTTGCGCTCACGATCACTGCCTGCGGAGGTGGTTCCGGTGATGGCGACGGCGGCAGTATCGGCAGCGCCATTGAGAACGATCCGAGAAATCAGACTCCGGCCATTCCGAATCCGACCGATCCCGGAGCGCAGCCCGGGCCCGAAGCTCCCGCAGTCGGAGTGTTGGGGGAGTTGATTGATCTCAAGGATCTTCTCCAAAGCCGGGAAATTCTCAATCCGCCACGCGGCGAGCAATGGTATTACAGCCGAGCCAAGGCCATCAATGACAACGGGGTGATTGTCGGGCAATCGAATTTCGGCACCATACCCAGAGCGGCGGCCATGTGGGAAAAGGAAACAGGTGCCGAAGGCCTTGAGACTTTCCCGTCCCAATTTCTATTTATCCATGGCGGCGGTATCCAATGCGAGCAGGATTCGTTTCCCAGGGTAATTCGTTACAGCGAAGCGATTTCTGTCAACAACCAGAATGAAATCATTGGTAATTCCACCACCGGGGACGGCTGGCCGCAGGAAGAACCGAGGGAAAAAAAGGCCTTTTATTACTTCGATGGGCAAACCGTTGATCTCCATCAGGTTGTCTCGGCCTATTTTTCACAGTTTTCGGACCTTGTGGTCTGCGCGACCGAGGCTGTGGATATCAATGGCCAAGGCGAGATTCTGTTCACCGTTGTGGCAGATCGGTATGAGGGCGAAGAATGGCGTGAAGAGGTGCAATTCGGGCTGGTCCTAAGCGGCTCTCTGGAAGCGCCCGAATTCCTGTTTCCCAGTCAGGTTTTTGGTGCCAAGGCCAAAGCCGTGGCCCTGAATGAAACCGGACATGTATTCGTCAATTCCGGTGATACCGTGGTTTTCACCGATTTAAACTGGGGGGTTGGGGAGGTTCTCAACCATTTACCCGGAGCGCGGCAGACTTTCGGGGTGGCTATCAACGACAGCCGCTTCCTGAATCATGACAGCTTTGCCGACCCGCATATCATCGGTAATTCCGGAAACGGTTTGAATCCGAATGACATCAACGTCGCCGAAGACGATGTGCAGGGCTTTTTCTGGGATGGCGGTGCCATGTATCCCGTCGGCCATCTCGGCGGCGGCAGCAGCGTGGTTGCCGACCTGAACAACAACGACCAGGTGGTGGGCAGCGCGACTCTGGAGGATGGGTCCGTTCATGCCTTTCTCTGGACTCTTGTCGACAAGAAAGGTGTAATCGCTGACCTCGGAACCCTGGGCGGCAGAAACAGCCATGCCCTGGCCATCAACGAAGCCGGAGAGGTGGTGGGATACTCGCAGACGGGGGAATTCTACGAGGAACAAGGCGTGCGGCTGCCGATCTGGCGCGCGTTTGTCTGGAAGGACGGCGTGATGTACGATCTCGGCTCCCACGATGATTTCTACGATCATGCCTTCATGCCGCCCTTCCCCTTCAGCGAGGCGGTCGCCATCAACGAGCACGGCGAGATCGCCGGCAACTCCCTGACCATCAACGTCCATAGCCGTGGGTTTTTCCTCGCCCCGGAGTATCCGGCAGTTGAGGAGTCCGCCGCTCCATGA
- a CDS encoding ATP-binding protein → MSPHLGDRLVDEGVISSTQLAQALERQKHYGQRLGDNLVALGHLSAEEMAGFLKKAPPAPKTSDETGLDALFMADLILKHCLFMGEFGLGEMAGKVCLPVAAVEEALDFLRREKLVEVTGAAQITKASFRYKTTALGKNRAGDLFNLCAYCGPAPVTLEDYCATVEFQNVRNILLDEQSLRNSLDHLTLPESIYHQLGPAISSGRPIFLYGPPGNGKTAIAAAISEALPGTVYIPYSVLVGGQIISVFDRVNHVQVQGDAENGGIDRRWVEIRRPVIMAGGELTLKMLDLQFNPLTKTHEAPLQMKANNGILVIDDFGRQQVAPQDLLNRWIVCLERNVDFLTLNTGLKITIPFNQIIIFSTNLEPKSLVDEAFLRRIRYKIKIDHPSEEVFAEIFRRVCEDNGLAFDADVLTYLLHNYYRLHDIKPSACQPRDLVAHIIDYCRYHNEVPRLSREAAARAWEDYFLEGD, encoded by the coding sequence ATGAGTCCGCACCTCGGTGATCGCCTGGTCGATGAAGGCGTGATCTCGTCGACGCAACTGGCGCAGGCGCTGGAGCGCCAGAAGCACTACGGCCAGCGCCTCGGCGACAATCTGGTGGCCTTGGGGCATCTCTCCGCCGAGGAGATGGCCGGATTTCTCAAAAAGGCTCCCCCGGCGCCAAAGACTTCGGACGAAACGGGTCTTGATGCCCTGTTCATGGCGGATCTGATCCTGAAGCATTGCCTTTTCATGGGCGAATTCGGCCTGGGGGAGATGGCCGGGAAGGTATGCCTGCCTGTCGCCGCCGTGGAGGAGGCGCTGGATTTTCTGCGCCGGGAGAAACTGGTGGAGGTGACGGGCGCCGCTCAGATCACCAAGGCCTCGTTTCGCTACAAGACCACCGCCCTCGGCAAGAACCGCGCCGGGGATCTGTTCAATCTCTGCGCCTATTGCGGCCCGGCGCCGGTGACCCTTGAGGATTACTGCGCGACGGTGGAGTTTCAGAACGTCCGGAACATCCTGCTCGATGAGCAGTCCTTGCGCAACTCCCTGGACCATCTGACCCTGCCGGAAAGCATCTACCACCAGCTCGGCCCGGCGATCAGCTCGGGGCGGCCGATTTTTCTCTACGGTCCGCCGGGCAACGGCAAGACCGCCATCGCCGCGGCCATCAGCGAGGCCTTGCCGGGGACGGTCTATATTCCTTACAGCGTGCTGGTCGGCGGGCAGATCATCAGCGTTTTCGACCGGGTGAATCATGTGCAGGTTCAGGGCGACGCCGAGAACGGCGGCATCGACCGGCGCTGGGTCGAAATCCGGCGGCCGGTGATCATGGCCGGGGGCGAACTGACTCTGAAGATGCTGGACTTGCAGTTCAATCCCCTGACCAAGACCCACGAAGCGCCCCTGCAGATGAAGGCGAACAACGGCATCCTGGTGATCGACGATTTCGGGCGCCAGCAGGTCGCCCCGCAGGATCTCCTCAACCGCTGGATCGTGTGCCTGGAGCGCAACGTCGATTTTCTCACCCTCAATACCGGCCTGAAAATCACCATCCCCTTCAATCAGATCATCATCTTCTCCACCAACCTCGAGCCGAAAAGTCTCGTCGATGAGGCCTTCTTGCGGCGCATCCGCTACAAAATCAAGATCGATCATCCCAGCGAGGAGGTCTTCGCCGAGATTTTCCGCCGCGTTTGCGAGGACAACGGCCTGGCTTTCGATGCGGACGTTCTGACCTACCTGCTGCACAACTACTATCGCCTGCACGACATCAAGCCCAGCGCCTGCCAGCCGCGCGACCTGGTCGCGCACATCATCGACTACTGCCGCTACCACAATGAGGTGCCGCGGCTTTCGCGGGAAGCGGCGGCGCGCGCCTGGGAGGATTATTTTCTGGAGGGGGATTGA
- a CDS encoding SH3 domain-containing protein — MRVLFCVCVAVLCLFWGKAATAEILSVTAHTSALRSSPSVGGSYVVVEVPRYYPLQVLATQGDFMQVRDYRGREGWVPRAEVGLQKGVVVNRPVVNVRSGPGERHEVLFQARRGVALRVMQEQMSWLQVVHESGRNGWVHKSLVWGL; from the coding sequence ATGAGAGTCTTGTTTTGTGTATGCGTGGCGGTCTTGTGTCTGTTCTGGGGTAAGGCGGCCACGGCCGAAATCCTCAGCGTCACCGCCCACACCAGCGCCCTGCGCAGCTCGCCGAGCGTGGGCGGCTCCTACGTGGTGGTGGAGGTGCCGCGCTACTATCCCCTGCAAGTACTTGCCACCCAGGGGGATTTCATGCAGGTGCGTGATTACCGGGGCCGTGAGGGCTGGGTGCCGCGCGCCGAGGTGGGCCTGCAAAAAGGCGTAGTCGTCAATCGCCCGGTGGTGAACGTGCGCAGCGGGCCCGGCGAGCGCCACGAGGTGCTGTTTCAGGCCCGGCGCGGCGTGGCGTTGCGCGTCATGCAGGAGCAGATGAGCTGGCTGCAGGTCGTGCACGAAAGCGGCCGCAACGGCTGGGTGCATAAGAGTCTGGTGTGGGGATTGTAG
- a CDS encoding tetratricopeptide repeat protein produces the protein MTLRKLSLLVLVLLCLGLVGCASSTTKRPLPLSTEFRDFDPGVDVDSAERLEKLTPAAHLERGYGALAQGNPPIARLHFAMALAKEPGLTEAYLGMGQVLVREGNLSGAATSFARVLEQDAGNLRALAALGTLYRYESRYDDALTYLHRARELQPHNPSLLTELAMVHERRGEQEQAQDYFEQVAQLTPRSAEACNNLGFNLLLQEKYVEAVPVFEQGLRLDPDNRLLMNNLALAYALHGDARRALNLFETSMGRAAAYNNLGYLLMVQGFYRDAEMALNRALEANPRFYVRARQNLDQIQFRENEGRGLFD, from the coding sequence ATGACCCTGAGGAAATTGTCTTTGCTGGTTCTGGTGCTGCTATGTCTGGGCCTGGTGGGATGTGCTTCCAGCACCACCAAGCGTCCTTTGCCCCTGTCCACCGAATTCCGTGATTTCGATCCTGGCGTGGATGTCGACTCGGCCGAGCGCCTGGAAAAGCTCACCCCCGCCGCGCACCTGGAGCGCGGCTACGGCGCCTTGGCGCAGGGCAATCCGCCCATCGCGCGCCTGCACTTCGCCATGGCCCTGGCCAAGGAGCCCGGCCTGACGGAAGCCTATCTGGGCATGGGCCAGGTACTGGTTCGCGAAGGAAACCTGTCCGGCGCCGCAACCAGTTTTGCCAGGGTGCTGGAGCAGGATGCCGGCAACCTGCGCGCGCTGGCCGCGCTGGGCACCCTTTATCGCTATGAGAGTCGTTATGACGATGCCTTGACCTATCTGCACCGTGCCAGGGAACTGCAACCGCACAATCCGTCATTGCTCACCGAGTTGGCCATGGTTCATGAGCGCCGGGGTGAGCAGGAGCAGGCGCAGGATTATTTCGAGCAGGTGGCGCAACTCACGCCGCGCTCCGCCGAAGCCTGCAACAACCTCGGTTTCAACCTCCTGCTGCAGGAAAAATACGTCGAGGCCGTTCCGGTGTTCGAGCAGGGGCTGCGGCTGGATCCGGACAACCGCCTGCTCATGAACAATCTGGCCCTGGCCTATGCCCTGCACGGCGATGCCCGCCGCGCCCTGAATCTTTTCGAAACCTCCATGGGGCGTGCCGCGGCCTACAACAACCTGGGCTATCTGCTCATGGTGCAGGGTTTTTACCGGGACGCCGAGATGGCCCTGAACCGCGCCCTGGAAGCCAACCCGCGTTTCTATGTGCGCGCGCGCCAGAATCTCGACCAGATTCAGTTTCGTGAGAACGAAGGTCGCGGCTTGTTTGATTGA
- a CDS encoding CpaF family protein: MALRELFARNKKAALADETATNVEDADSFGFFVPQVPERDETFYDLKHKIHNLLVDEINLPALESLSKEEIAPEINAMVQKLLVKEGVVFNEQEKNDLAEEILDELKGLGPLEPLLKDPTVSDILCNTYKDIFVERFGLLERTRLRFRDDNHLMNIIDRIVSRVGRRIDESSPMVDARLPDGSRVNAIIPPLALDGPMLSIRRFAVEPLKAEDLVRNRSLTSEIVKLLEGCVKAKLNILISGGTGAGKTTLLNVLSSFIPENERIITIEDSAELQLQQPHVVRLETRPASIEGTGMINQRDLVRNSLRMRPDRIVVGEVRGPEAFDMLQAMNTGHEGSLSTIHANSPRDSLTRMESMILTTGFNLPEQAMRFMISSALDIVVQISRFTDGTRRVKSITEVVGMEGQVVTLQDIFVFDKRGIDENGRVIGQFQATGIRPKFAEKLELAGIEVSEELFVVRD; encoded by the coding sequence GTGGCCCTGAGAGAGCTGTTCGCCCGAAATAAAAAGGCCGCCCTGGCCGATGAGACAGCCACAAACGTCGAGGACGCTGATTCCTTCGGCTTTTTCGTGCCGCAGGTGCCGGAGCGTGACGAGACCTTCTACGACCTCAAGCACAAGATCCACAATCTGCTGGTGGACGAGATCAACCTGCCCGCTCTCGAATCCTTGAGCAAGGAGGAGATCGCCCCCGAGATCAACGCCATGGTGCAGAAGCTGTTGGTAAAGGAAGGGGTGGTTTTCAACGAGCAGGAAAAAAACGATCTGGCAGAGGAGATCCTCGACGAACTCAAAGGCCTGGGGCCTTTAGAGCCGCTGCTGAAGGACCCCACGGTGTCCGATATCCTGTGCAACACCTACAAGGACATTTTTGTCGAGCGCTTCGGCCTGCTGGAAAGAACGCGGCTGCGGTTTCGCGACGACAATCACCTGATGAACATCATCGACCGCATCGTCTCGCGGGTCGGGCGGCGCATCGATGAATCCTCGCCCATGGTGGACGCGCGCCTTCCCGACGGCTCGCGCGTCAACGCCATCATACCGCCACTGGCCCTGGACGGGCCCATGCTTTCCATCCGCCGCTTTGCCGTGGAGCCCCTCAAGGCCGAGGATCTGGTGCGCAACCGCTCGCTGACGTCCGAAATCGTGAAGCTGCTAGAGGGCTGCGTCAAGGCCAAGCTCAACATCCTGATTTCCGGCGGCACCGGCGCGGGCAAAACGACCCTGCTCAACGTGCTGTCGAGCTTCATCCCGGAGAACGAGCGCATCATCACCATCGAGGACTCCGCCGAGCTGCAACTCCAGCAGCCGCATGTGGTGCGCCTGGAAACCCGGCCGGCGAGCATCGAGGGCACCGGCATGATCAATCAGCGCGACCTGGTGCGCAACAGCCTGCGCATGCGCCCGGATCGCATCGTGGTCGGCGAGGTGCGCGGCCCCGAGGCCTTCGACATGCTGCAAGCCATGAATACCGGCCACGAAGGCTCGCTCAGCACCATTCACGCCAACAGCCCGCGTGATTCCCTGACCCGTATGGAATCCATGATTCTCACCACCGGCTTCAACCTGCCCGAACAGGCCATGCGCTTCATGATTTCCTCGGCGCTGGACATCGTGGTGCAGATCTCACGTTTTACCGACGGCACAAGGCGCGTCAAGTCCATCACCGAGGTGGTGGGCATGGAGGGGCAGGTGGTGACTTTGCAGGATATTTTCGTCTTCGACAAGCGCGGCATCGACGAAAACGGCCGGGTCATCGGTCAATTTCAAGCCACCGGCATTCGCCCGAAGTTTGCCGAGAAGCTTGAACTGGCGGGCATCGAGGTGTCGGAAGAGCTGTTTGTCGTGCGCGATTGA
- a CDS encoding type II secretion system F family protein: MDFLTIFILAAVFLFVFSLISHLYLWWADSRFAQRQVIKRRLLNISAGGRHGEQRFDLYKEKALRDVSPMARLFYQLPRWASLDRLLVGSRTSLNASTFLLLSLSLGLGGLLLGLRFLPHGLAALLLGCGMAALPALTLNLAMQKTRRLFFEQLPDCLDLMARAVRTGHAMSSAMEIVVGEMDDPIRADFAAAVDEIKFGIPVDDALENMCERVTLTELRYFAITVIIHKETGGNIAQNFDNLSKLIRERLQFQRQIKALTAEGRLSAAILFFLPIAMALYLYVVNFDYLSLLWLDPFGKVLISAALVAQVAGFFVMRRMVAVEI, from the coding sequence ATGGACTTTCTGACTATTTTCATACTGGCGGCGGTGTTTCTGTTCGTTTTTTCGCTGATCTCGCATCTTTACCTGTGGTGGGCCGACAGCCGTTTCGCCCAGCGCCAGGTGATCAAGCGCCGCCTGCTGAACATCTCCGCGGGGGGACGCCACGGCGAGCAGCGCTTCGATCTGTACAAGGAAAAGGCCCTGCGCGACGTGAGTCCCATGGCGCGCCTGTTCTACCAATTGCCGCGCTGGGCGTCCCTGGACCGCCTGCTGGTGGGTTCGCGCACCTCCCTCAACGCTTCTACTTTCCTGCTGCTGAGCCTGTCCCTGGGGCTGGGCGGGTTGCTGCTGGGCCTGCGATTTCTGCCCCATGGCCTGGCGGCTTTGCTTTTGGGCTGCGGCATGGCCGCTTTGCCTGCGTTGACGTTGAACCTGGCCATGCAAAAAACCCGGCGGCTGTTCTTCGAGCAGTTGCCCGACTGCCTGGACCTCATGGCGCGCGCGGTGCGCACCGGCCATGCCATGTCCTCGGCCATGGAAATCGTGGTGGGGGAAATGGACGACCCCATCCGCGCCGATTTCGCGGCGGCGGTGGATGAGATCAAGTTCGGCATTCCGGTGGATGACGCCCTGGAAAATATGTGCGAGCGCGTGACCCTGACCGAGCTGCGATATTTCGCCATCACCGTCATCATTCACAAGGAGACGGGCGGCAACATCGCCCAGAATTTCGACAACCTGAGCAAGCTCATCCGCGAGCGGTTGCAGTTCCAGCGCCAGATTAAGGCCCTGACCGCCGAAGGGCGGCTGTCGGCGGCGATTCTGTTTTTTCTGCCCATCGCCATGGCGCTGTATCTGTATGTGGTCAATTTCGACTATCTGTCGCTGCTGTGGCTCGACCCCTTCGGAAAAGTCCTCATCAGCGCGGCGCTGGTCGCGCAGGTGGCCGGGTTTTTCGTCATGCGGCGCATGGTCGCGGTGGAAATCTAG
- a CDS encoding type II secretion system F family protein — MAAILSELSKLLGDSAYLLMLGLVFLTATLSVGALAWLFMQRDSLRARFTRFVPVESDAKAMDGGLLKKPEGGNLSRKLSEPLYKAMAPAEPEKQKKDRQLLIQAGFRSQAAYRNYMALRFLCMLVFPLGFLFTVFFYKLSPLGLIIGLCLAALGFVLPSVLLGLIASRRKFDISRALPDALDLMVVCVESGLGLDMTFKRVGEEVRPLSKALSDEFRLTTSEIRAGKPRSDSFRAMAARTGVQEVNNLMTILVQSSRFGTSMAKALRVHSDAMRVKRRQIAEEKAAKVAVKLVFPLIFFIFPALMIVIGGPAFIRIYRVLLPAISGGG; from the coding sequence ATGGCCGCGATTCTCAGCGAACTTTCGAAGCTGCTGGGGGATTCCGCCTACCTGCTTATGCTGGGACTGGTGTTTCTCACCGCGACCTTGAGCGTGGGCGCCCTTGCCTGGCTGTTCATGCAACGGGATTCGCTGCGTGCGCGCTTCACTCGCTTCGTCCCGGTCGAAAGCGACGCCAAGGCTATGGACGGCGGCTTGCTCAAGAAGCCCGAAGGCGGCAACCTGAGCCGCAAGCTCAGTGAGCCTCTTTACAAGGCCATGGCCCCGGCCGAACCGGAAAAACAAAAGAAGGACCGGCAACTGCTGATTCAGGCCGGCTTTCGCTCGCAGGCGGCCTATCGCAATTACATGGCCCTGCGTTTCCTGTGCATGCTGGTTTTCCCTCTGGGATTTCTCTTCACCGTTTTCTTCTACAAGCTCTCGCCCCTGGGGCTCATCATCGGCCTCTGCCTGGCCGCCCTGGGCTTCGTGCTGCCCTCGGTGCTGCTGGGATTGATCGCTTCGCGGCGCAAGTTCGACATCTCGCGGGCGCTGCCCGACGCCCTGGACCTCATGGTGGTGTGCGTCGAATCGGGCCTGGGGCTGGACATGACCTTCAAGCGCGTGGGCGAAGAGGTGCGCCCCTTGAGCAAGGCGCTGAGCGATGAATTCCGCCTGACCACCAGCGAGATCCGCGCCGGCAAGCCGCGCAGCGACAGTTTTCGCGCCATGGCCGCGCGCACCGGGGTGCAGGAGGTCAACAACCTCATGACCATTCTGGTGCAGTCGAGCCGCTTCGGCACGAGCATGGCCAAGGCGCTGCGCGTGCATTCCGACGCCATGCGTGTCAAGCGCCGCCAGATTGCCGAGGAAAAAGCCGCCAAGGTGGCCGTCAAGCTGGTCTTCCCGCTGATTTTCTTTATTTTTCCGGCGCTGATGATCGTCATCGGCGGACCGGCGTTCATCCGCATTTATCGTGTTCTGCTGCCGGCAATAAGTGGCGGAGGGTAG